A window of the Microbispora sp. ZYX-F-249 genome harbors these coding sequences:
- a CDS encoding universal stress protein, whose protein sequence is MRQEIVVAYDGTRQSRAAVEWAAAECRVRRRAGVTVCEVWDGPYPERAEAVAAEERRLAALRLFEGVRLAERLLPGREVRPVLVRGDPKDTLVALSREAAMLVVGHRERRGHRGRLTGLLFGSVSAYAAAHAACPVVVVGAPAPAPPAGGVVVGIDAARPDGPEAECAMRFAVEVARGRSLPLTAVYATRGGEPEGERALTRIVEPWRLRCRAGLRIDTRVVEAPPLPALLACAANAPLLVVGAHGAGARARLLGSVGQGLLWRAPCPVAVVHPAPVWPIPFGVRTI, encoded by the coding sequence ATGAGGCAGGAGATCGTGGTCGCCTACGACGGCACGCGGCAGAGCCGCGCCGCCGTCGAGTGGGCCGCGGCGGAGTGCCGGGTCCGGCGCCGCGCGGGCGTCACGGTCTGCGAGGTGTGGGACGGCCCGTACCCGGAGCGCGCCGAGGCCGTCGCCGCCGAGGAACGCCGCCTCGCGGCGCTGCGGCTGTTCGAGGGGGTACGGCTGGCCGAACGCCTGCTGCCCGGCCGGGAGGTCCGTCCCGTGCTCGTGCGGGGAGATCCCAAGGACACGCTGGTCGCTCTCAGCCGGGAGGCCGCGATGCTGGTCGTGGGGCATAGGGAGCGCCGGGGGCATCGCGGGCGGCTGACCGGGCTGCTGTTCGGCTCGGTCAGCGCGTACGCCGCGGCGCACGCCGCCTGCCCGGTGGTCGTGGTCGGCGCGCCGGCGCCCGCGCCGCCCGCCGGCGGGGTGGTGGTGGGGATCGACGCGGCGCGGCCGGACGGACCGGAGGCGGAGTGCGCCATGCGCTTCGCCGTGGAGGTCGCGCGCGGCCGGTCGCTGCCGCTGACCGCGGTCTACGCCACGCGAGGGGGTGAGCCCGAGGGCGAGCGGGCGCTGACGCGCATCGTCGAGCCGTGGCGGCTGCGCTGCCGGGCGGGGCTCAGGATCGACACCAGGGTCGTCGAGGCGCCGCCGCTGCCGGCCCTGCTGGCATGCGCCGCGAACGCTCCGCTGCTGGTCGTCGGGGCCCACGGGGCCGGCGCCCGGGCCCGGCTGCTCGGCTCGGTCGGGCAGGGC
- a CDS encoding cation-translocating P-type ATPase has translation MTSAVRTLRGLPEEEAARLLAEHGPNEIPQPRPPALPVRAARQLADPLSVLLLVAGLVTLVVLAEVPEGIAILAILLVNVLIGTGQEVRADKAVRALRALTAPMATVVRGDAVRRLPAAEVVPGDLVVVAAGDRVPADARLAEAEGLAVDEAMLTGESLSAAKRAGGPGGPDVPLGDRAGEIFSGTLVVHGRGTAEVLRTGAATEVGRIASALRGGGRGPLEAELAQVSRRIGLLAVAAGALMILIGLTRVSRGEASLVDIILAGVALAIAAVPESMAAAVTTALALCAQRMARLGVIVRRLPAIEALGATTVIAADKTGTLTTGHLTVADHLAVSGTELWRAALRCNDAEDGLGDAVDVALAAAAAREDVRLPVGETRIGTRPFDAETRSMAVVTAVDGARPLLTVKGAPEVVLARCVPGERTDRFAEAVSGLAQRGLRVLALAEGETGDLDASGLRPLGLVALQDEIRPSARRAVADCRAAGIRVVMVTGDHAETARSVAAEVGIDADAVVARVDPATKLGLVRELKERGEVVAMTGDGVNDAPALRHADVGVAMAGDEGTDVAREAAAVVVTNGELGTIVTGVREGRRLRHNVASMIGYLLAGNLAEILIVLTGLIVWPDLVVPLLPVHLLWINLALDGIPAIALGVDRPAGDPLTLRRRERLMAWTALTRIGLRAVVVAVLVFAAVETARRLGWSDEQVRAQAVLALVFARLTLAYVTRARRMTFESGWWRGRAVLVAVTATLLLQTLVTAVPVLGAPLALVPLPPLGWAMALGAAVLTVALCDALRRTAPGRTGT, from the coding sequence ATGACATCCGCTGTGCGCACGCTGCGCGGACTGCCCGAGGAGGAGGCCGCCCGCCTGCTCGCCGAGCACGGGCCCAACGAGATCCCCCAGCCCCGGCCGCCGGCCCTGCCGGTGCGGGCCGCACGGCAGCTGGCGGATCCGCTGTCGGTCCTGCTGCTGGTGGCCGGCCTGGTCACGCTCGTCGTCCTCGCCGAGGTGCCCGAGGGCATCGCGATCCTGGCCATCCTGCTGGTGAACGTGCTGATCGGGACCGGCCAGGAGGTCAGGGCCGACAAGGCCGTGCGCGCGCTGCGGGCGCTCACCGCGCCGATGGCCACGGTCGTGCGGGGCGACGCCGTACGGCGGCTGCCCGCGGCCGAGGTGGTCCCCGGCGACCTCGTCGTCGTCGCGGCCGGGGACCGGGTGCCCGCCGACGCCCGGCTGGCCGAGGCCGAGGGGCTGGCGGTGGACGAGGCGATGCTGACGGGGGAGTCGCTGTCGGCGGCCAAACGGGCGGGCGGCCCCGGCGGGCCGGACGTGCCGCTGGGCGACCGCGCGGGGGAGATCTTTTCCGGCACACTCGTCGTGCACGGCCGCGGAACGGCCGAAGTGCTGCGTACCGGCGCCGCGACCGAGGTCGGCCGCATCGCCTCGGCCCTGCGCGGCGGCGGCAGGGGACCGCTGGAGGCCGAGCTCGCCCAGGTGTCGCGGCGCATCGGCCTGCTCGCGGTCGCGGCGGGCGCCCTGATGATCCTCATCGGCCTCACCCGGGTCAGCCGGGGCGAGGCGTCGCTGGTCGACATCATCCTCGCGGGGGTGGCGCTCGCCATCGCCGCGGTGCCCGAGAGCATGGCCGCGGCCGTCACCACCGCGCTGGCGCTGTGCGCCCAGCGCATGGCCCGCCTCGGGGTGATCGTGCGCCGGCTGCCCGCCATCGAGGCCTTGGGCGCCACGACCGTCATCGCGGCCGACAAGACCGGCACGCTGACCACCGGCCACCTCACCGTGGCCGACCACCTCGCCGTCTCCGGCACCGAGCTGTGGCGGGCCGCGCTGCGCTGCAACGACGCCGAAGACGGGCTGGGCGACGCGGTGGACGTCGCGCTGGCCGCCGCGGCGGCCCGTGAGGACGTACGGCTGCCGGTCGGCGAGACACGGATCGGCACCCGTCCCTTCGACGCCGAGACCCGCTCGATGGCGGTGGTCACCGCCGTGGACGGGGCCCGCCCGCTGCTGACGGTCAAGGGCGCCCCCGAGGTGGTGCTGGCACGCTGCGTGCCCGGTGAGCGGACCGACCGGTTCGCGGAGGCCGTGTCCGGGCTGGCCCAGCGGGGGCTGCGGGTGCTCGCGCTCGCCGAGGGGGAGACCGGCGACCTGGACGCCTCCGGACTGCGCCCGCTCGGCCTGGTCGCGCTGCAGGACGAGATCCGGCCCTCCGCACGCCGGGCCGTCGCCGACTGCCGGGCCGCCGGCATCCGGGTCGTGATGGTGACCGGCGACCACGCGGAGACCGCGCGCTCGGTCGCCGCGGAGGTCGGCATCGACGCCGACGCCGTGGTGGCCCGCGTGGACCCCGCCACCAAGCTCGGCCTCGTACGCGAGCTCAAGGAGCGCGGCGAGGTGGTCGCGATGACCGGCGACGGCGTGAACGACGCCCCGGCCCTGCGGCACGCGGACGTCGGCGTCGCCATGGCCGGGGACGAGGGCACCGACGTGGCCCGCGAGGCCGCCGCCGTCGTCGTGACGAACGGCGAACTCGGCACGATCGTGACGGGCGTGCGGGAGGGCCGGCGGCTGCGCCACAACGTCGCCTCGATGATCGGCTACCTGCTGGCCGGCAACCTCGCTGAGATCCTCATCGTCCTCACCGGGCTGATCGTCTGGCCGGACCTCGTCGTGCCGCTGCTCCCGGTGCACCTGCTCTGGATCAACCTGGCCCTGGACGGGATCCCCGCGATCGCGCTCGGCGTCGACCGCCCGGCGGGTGACCCCCTCACACTGCGGCGGCGCGAGAGGCTGATGGCGTGGACGGCGCTGACCCGCATCGGGCTGCGTGCCGTGGTCGTCGCGGTGCTCGTCTTCGCCGCCGTGGAGACGGCGCGGCGACTCGGCTGGAGCGACGAACAGGTCCGCGCCCAGGCCGTGCTCGCCCTGGTCTTCGCCCGGCTGACGCTGGCGTACGTGACCCGGGCGCGCCGGATGACCTTCGAGAGCGGCTGGTGGCGGGGCCGCGCGGTGCTCGTGGCGGTGACGGCCACGCTGCTCCTGCAGACCCTCGTCACCGCCGTGCCCGTCCTGGGCGCGCCGCTGGCCCTCGTGCCGCTGCCGCCGCTCGGCTGGGCGATGGCCCTCGGCGCGGCCGTGCTCACCGTGGCGCTGTGCGACGCGCTGCGCCGCACCGCACCGGGCCGCACCGGGACGTGA